TTTCCGTTCTGGAAGGATGGAAACCATTTTTATGCAGGGTTGCGCAAGATGCTGTGGACTCATCGAGTCCCTTAAAATGAAAAAAAACGACTCGAGGCCGTATCAGCCCTTGCGGCGGGGAATGAAAAGCAGCCCCATGATCGTGCCCAGCACGCCCGCAATCGCCAGCGAGAACAGCGGGCGCTCACGCACGAAGGTCACCGCACGCTCGACCTTGCCTTCGCCTTCTTCGTACAGATCGGCGAATTCCTGCCGCGCCATGCCCGAAAGCTGGTCCATCTTGCCTTCGGCCTGCATCCCCATGTCACCCGTCAGGCCACCTGCCGCGTCCTTTACCCGGCCAACGCCCTGATCCAGGACACCCTCGACCTTTTCACCAAATGCCTTTTCCTTGTCGTCCGCCATGATTTTCACTCCGTTAATAGCTGGATATCGCTGTTGTGTAGCGTGGACCCCTAACGCCACGATGGCATGCAGGGTTCCGTACCCGCTATACCATGCCTGATCATGCCATCATTGACGACCGTCGCCCCCGCACTGCCTGATCCCGCTCCCGGCATGCCGCCCCTGCCCCCGTCGCGCAAAAGGCTCATGGCGCTGATCGTGGCCAGCCTCATGCTCATGGAACAGCTTGACGGCACGGCGCTGACCACGGCGCTTCCCGCCATCGCGCAGGATTTCCGGGTCGGCATTCCCGCAACCTCCATCACGCTTACGGTGTACATGCTGGGGCTGGCGGCGCTGATCCCGGCATCCGGGCATATGGCCGAACGCTTTGGCAGCCGGCATACCCTGCGCTGCGCCATCATGCTGTTCCTGTGCGGCTCACTTGCATGCGGGTGGGCGCACAGCCTGCCCGTGCTGGCCATGGCAAGGCTGGTACAGGGGGCCGGGGGGGCCATGATGGTGCCGGTCGGGCGGCTGGTGATCCTGCGCAACGTGGCCAAGGCGG
This portion of the Komagataeibacter sp. FNDCF1 genome encodes:
- a CDS encoding CsbD family protein, with the protein product MADDKEKAFGEKVEGVLDQGVGRVKDAAGGLTGDMGMQAEGKMDQLSGMARQEFADLYEEGEGKVERAVTFVRERPLFSLAIAGVLGTIMGLLFIPRRKG